Proteins encoded within one genomic window of Armatimonadota bacterium:
- a CDS encoding DNA-3-methyladenine glycosylase, which produces MTPHPTDPELLQAAQNLLGQHIVMPGLRARIIETEAYGPADPGCHAYRGITPRTKVMFDRPCLAYTYFTYGNHWMFCVTALPKGTAGAILIRAAVPLEGIQTMQERRPKAKRDQDLLNGPGKLCAALEINQSHYGLDLTTPNNQLWLEPGDPPQEIRTGTRIGLTPGKGDLHPWRFWSAEDEPFVSRPLNNQP; this is translated from the coding sequence ATGACCCCCCACCCCACCGACCCCGAACTCCTCCAAGCCGCCCAGAACCTGCTCGGCCAACACATCGTCATGCCCGGACTCCGGGCCAGAATCATCGAAACCGAAGCCTACGGCCCCGCCGACCCCGGCTGCCACGCCTACCGAGGAATCACCCCAAGAACAAAAGTGATGTTCGACCGACCCTGCCTCGCCTACACCTATTTCACCTACGGCAACCACTGGATGTTCTGCGTAACCGCCCTACCAAAAGGCACAGCTGGAGCAATCCTCATCCGCGCCGCCGTCCCCCTCGAAGGCATCCAAACAATGCAAGAAAGAAGACCCAAAGCCAAAAGAGACCAAGACCTCCTCAACGGCCCCGGAAAACTCTGCGCCGCTCTCGAAATCAACCAATCCCACTACGGCCTCGACCTCACCACTCCCAACAACCAACTCTGGCTAGAACCCGGCGACCCTCCCCAAGAAATCCGAACCGGAACAAGAATTGGCCTCACCCCCGGCAAAGGCGACCTCCACCCCTGGCGCTTCTGGTCCGCCGAAGACGAACCGTTCGTCAGCCGTCCGTTAAACAACCAGCCATAG
- a CDS encoding PEP-CTERM sorting domain-containing protein encodes MPIQGHNNATGRDDDFHCDNPQAVPEPASMAAIGLGILGLARRRKANKA; translated from the coding sequence GTGCCAATCCAGGGCCACAACAACGCTACTGGTCGAGACGACGACTTCCACTGTGACAACCCCCAAGCCGTCCCTGAGCCCGCATCCATGGCCGCAATCGGCCTCGGAATCCTAGGCCTCGCCCGACGACGCAAAGCCAACAAGGCGTAA
- the smc gene encoding chromosome segregation protein SMC, whose translation MRLTRVKLFGFKTFADRTEFSLDGGVVAVVGPNGCGKSNLVDAILWGLGEGSIKHLRASSSQDVIFSGAQARKAVGYAEVSLCFDNEDSSLPIDASEVWVTRRLTRAGDSEYSINRQSCRLRDVVELMADSGLGRAGYAIVGQKEIDQALAASAEDRRAWIDEAAGVQRYRTRKNESLRRLAAARDSLSRVDDILRELEAQREPLEDEAEQAKRYKSLSASLQEVEIGLLIRDLCTALSELKSLEEKLRSSGGVVEGENRRVEELEKRHRVLSTQIQELEVSMEQARIAQQSAVTGLERAQANIKVLEERLASLANQEKSLEEDSESLDRRLKEAEVDLTDSKLEAEAALATLTVIQSDSAGASVEAKQLSAQLTALEKQLNEAREQKVRRLKWEAEQEASAERAKLLQREISGIEKSLPDLHEGIDGAQQEFETVDAALTTINSEISVLQASIAEVRKTDEDEATRLRGSLGEQASLEGRKRGIEATLDAHEGLSQGSRAVLEAAERGLLQGRYESVADAIEADREFSLAIETALGASANDLIVDHDSDAKRAVGWLKENRAGRCTFQPIPLMRPQEPSTEFRRVLNEKGVVGRASQLIECENRVRPVIDSLLGRVIIVDTLDDALRLAKTSGWNRLVTIDGEVVHNSGAVTGGQNQRQGYGIVQRKSDLAEIDRELAELQKLVAGADKRKAKRAQEIEQLRAQIGEKELARREAEEPVKEALHFLRTLQDELKDAERQLGKARGELEQIQKTAGTSIEDVDIPALESERDSVIRQLASKSADAEQAETRLREAQERTRSAQTRQYAAEKRLESARDAEKHRGRRLENLGPEREKASAQIEVHRQEAERFEADKGHAMVRLTHLSKERREKQEEAQATADQARQARENILALGQANHQAELARARAETRRATTAERLMDAYGLTEEDAVAQEGVHEIPDDAQQLAGRLRREIKAMGDVNVGAIEAYERLTERLESLGAQREDTMNGIVQVEASIKELDKLTRDKFVNTFDAVRDHFAEMFTKLFGGGSAELSLTTPDNVLETGVDIVVQLPGKKRQPLQLLSGGERSLCASAFLFALLKHKPAPLVVLDEVDAPLDGRNVERFAETLLEFSKTIQFITITHNHTTIAAAPTLLGVTMQEPGVSTLVPMRLPGTVNS comes from the coding sequence ATGCGCCTCACCCGAGTCAAGCTATTTGGTTTTAAGACGTTTGCCGACCGCACCGAGTTCTCTCTCGATGGCGGAGTCGTTGCGGTGGTCGGGCCGAACGGGTGCGGTAAGTCAAATCTAGTCGATGCAATTCTCTGGGGACTGGGTGAAGGCTCCATCAAGCACCTCCGGGCTTCTTCTTCCCAAGACGTGATTTTCTCCGGGGCCCAAGCCCGAAAAGCCGTTGGCTACGCCGAAGTCTCGCTCTGCTTCGATAACGAGGACAGCTCCCTTCCAATCGACGCTTCCGAAGTCTGGGTGACCCGCAGGCTGACTCGTGCCGGTGACAGCGAATACTCAATCAACCGTCAGTCTTGTCGGTTGCGAGATGTCGTCGAGCTCATGGCCGACTCCGGGCTCGGACGAGCTGGATACGCAATCGTTGGGCAGAAAGAGATCGACCAGGCGCTTGCGGCTTCAGCCGAAGACCGACGTGCTTGGATCGACGAAGCCGCCGGCGTCCAGCGCTACCGAACGCGCAAAAACGAATCGCTCCGGCGTCTCGCCGCCGCCCGAGATTCGCTCTCCCGGGTTGACGACATCCTCCGAGAACTCGAAGCCCAAAGAGAACCGCTAGAAGACGAAGCCGAGCAAGCAAAGCGATACAAATCGTTATCCGCTTCGCTCCAGGAGGTCGAGATTGGGCTCCTCATTCGTGATCTTTGTACCGCCCTATCCGAGCTCAAATCGCTGGAAGAGAAACTGAGAAGCTCCGGAGGAGTTGTCGAAGGTGAAAACCGCCGAGTCGAGGAACTCGAAAAACGTCACCGCGTGCTTAGCACCCAAATCCAAGAACTCGAAGTGAGTATGGAGCAAGCAAGGATCGCACAGCAAAGCGCGGTCACTGGGCTAGAGCGCGCCCAAGCCAACATCAAGGTTCTAGAAGAGCGCCTTGCCTCACTTGCAAACCAAGAAAAATCTCTCGAAGAAGATTCTGAGTCGCTTGATCGAAGACTGAAAGAAGCCGAGGTTGATCTCACAGACTCAAAACTTGAGGCTGAAGCCGCACTAGCGACCCTTACCGTCATCCAGTCAGATTCAGCTGGCGCAAGCGTCGAAGCCAAGCAACTCTCGGCCCAGTTAACCGCACTCGAAAAGCAGCTCAACGAAGCGAGAGAGCAGAAGGTCCGTCGGCTCAAGTGGGAAGCAGAACAAGAGGCGAGTGCCGAGCGGGCCAAGTTATTGCAACGCGAAATCTCGGGAATCGAAAAGTCGCTCCCAGATCTGCACGAAGGAATCGATGGGGCTCAGCAGGAGTTTGAAACTGTCGACGCGGCTCTCACTACTATCAACTCAGAGATTTCCGTACTCCAAGCCAGCATCGCCGAGGTGAGAAAGACGGACGAAGACGAAGCGACCAGGCTCCGTGGTTCTCTTGGCGAGCAAGCCAGTCTGGAAGGTCGGAAGCGCGGCATCGAAGCCACGCTTGATGCGCACGAAGGCCTCTCGCAGGGTTCTCGGGCAGTCTTGGAAGCCGCTGAGCGAGGGCTCCTGCAGGGGCGATACGAGAGCGTGGCGGACGCGATTGAGGCAGATCGTGAGTTCTCGCTTGCGATCGAAACTGCGCTCGGCGCTTCTGCCAACGACCTTATCGTCGATCACGACAGCGATGCGAAGCGAGCCGTTGGCTGGCTCAAAGAGAACCGCGCGGGGCGATGTACGTTTCAGCCGATTCCACTGATGCGGCCCCAAGAACCTTCAACCGAGTTTCGGAGAGTGCTGAACGAGAAAGGCGTGGTGGGTAGAGCGAGCCAGCTTATTGAATGCGAGAACCGAGTACGACCGGTGATCGATTCCCTGCTCGGCCGAGTCATTATCGTTGATACCCTTGACGACGCACTCAGGCTCGCCAAGACTAGCGGGTGGAACCGGCTGGTGACGATTGACGGCGAAGTGGTTCATAACAGCGGCGCCGTGACTGGGGGCCAGAACCAGCGACAGGGGTACGGCATCGTCCAGCGCAAATCGGATCTGGCTGAGATCGACCGGGAGCTTGCCGAGCTTCAGAAGCTCGTTGCTGGGGCCGACAAACGGAAGGCGAAACGGGCTCAGGAGATCGAGCAGCTTCGAGCACAGATTGGCGAGAAGGAGCTGGCCAGGCGGGAAGCAGAGGAACCGGTAAAGGAGGCTCTCCACTTCCTCCGAACCCTTCAGGATGAGCTGAAGGATGCCGAGCGGCAGTTGGGTAAGGCTCGGGGGGAGCTGGAGCAGATTCAGAAGACGGCGGGGACGAGCATTGAGGATGTTGATATTCCGGCGCTGGAGTCAGAGCGAGATTCGGTGATTCGGCAGTTGGCTTCGAAGTCGGCGGATGCGGAGCAGGCGGAGACTCGGTTACGGGAGGCGCAGGAGCGGACTCGGAGTGCTCAGACTCGGCAGTATGCGGCTGAGAAGCGGTTGGAGTCGGCGCGGGATGCTGAGAAGCACCGGGGACGGCGATTGGAGAATCTGGGGCCGGAGCGGGAGAAGGCTTCAGCGCAGATTGAGGTGCATCGGCAGGAGGCCGAAAGGTTTGAGGCGGATAAGGGTCATGCGATGGTTCGGTTGACACATCTCAGTAAGGAACGGCGCGAAAAGCAGGAGGAGGCGCAGGCGACGGCGGATCAGGCTCGGCAGGCGCGGGAGAATATTCTGGCGCTGGGTCAGGCGAACCATCAGGCGGAGCTGGCACGGGCTCGGGCGGAGACGCGCAGAGCTACTACCGCGGAGCGGTTGATGGATGCTTATGGTCTTACTGAGGAGGATGCGGTGGCTCAGGAAGGGGTTCATGAGATTCCGGATGATGCTCAGCAGTTGGCGGGGCGGTTGCGGCGCGAGATTAAGGCGATGGGCGACGTGAATGTCGGGGCCATTGAGGCTTATGAGCGGCTGACGGAGCGGCTTGAATCTTTGGGCGCGCAACGCGAGGATACGATGAACGGCATTGTTCAGGTCGAGGCTTCGATTAAGGAGCTTGATAAGTTGACCCGGGATAAGTTTGTGAACACGTTTGACGCGGTTCGCGATCACTTTGCCGAGATGTTTACGAAGCTGTTTGGCGGCGGGTCGGCGGAGCTTTCGTTGACTACTCCGGACAACGTTCTGGAGACGGGCGTCGATATTGTGGTTCAGCTTCCGGGGAAGAAGCGGCAGCCGTTGCAGCTACTCAGCGGGGGCGAGCGGAGCCTTTGCGCTTCGGCGTTTTTGTTTGCTTTGCTGAAGCATAAGCCGGCGCCGCTGGTGGTTTTGGACGAGGTCGATGCTCCGCTGGACGGGCGCAATGTTGAACGGTTTGCGGAGACTCTTCTGGAGTTTAGCAAGACGATCCAGTTCATCACGATTACTCACAACCACACAACAATCGCGGCGGCTCCGACTTTGCTCGGAGTGACGATGCAGGAGCCGGGGGTTTCGACTCTGGTTCCGATGCGGTTGCCGGGGACAGTTAACAGTTAA
- a CDS encoding GspE/PulE family protein, with amino-acid sequence MNTDYAQTNFGAAKRFRLIVREGGQAREMGGDDVSIAVGIVDNIFMNALETNTSDIHLQPERDQLRIRYRQDGILHSAGELPLEQAQNVLARLKLAAGMRIDEQREPQDGRIDMEYMGRRLSCRASCLPSMNGEKMVMRILDPAAMKVDLGKLGMPEDILGRWERAISAPYGLILVTGPTGSGKSSTLYASLNTLDARVRNIVTVEDPIEYEYEKNIAQVQVTERMPFPRVMRSFLRQDPDVMLVGEMRDPESLKIGIQAGLTGHLVMSTLHTNNAVETIGRMFDMGAEPYLVGGVLLGSLAQRLVRLNCAKCRQPYKPTAEEIELLKFTPAELESGKFMKGAGCPECKNSGYKGRIGIFELILGTPEFRAAVARNVTFAELNEVAKQQGYRTMLEDGKAKAGAGWTTPSEVMRAVMTAAL; translated from the coding sequence ATGAACACCGACTACGCACAAACAAACTTCGGCGCTGCCAAGAGATTTCGACTGATTGTTAGAGAGGGTGGGCAAGCTCGCGAAATGGGCGGAGACGATGTTTCCATTGCTGTTGGAATCGTGGATAACATTTTCATGAATGCGCTGGAAACGAATACCAGCGATATCCACCTTCAACCCGAACGTGACCAGCTCCGAATTCGTTACCGACAGGACGGTATCCTCCACTCTGCTGGTGAGCTTCCGTTGGAGCAAGCCCAAAACGTTCTCGCCCGACTCAAGCTCGCCGCTGGAATGAGGATTGACGAACAACGCGAGCCTCAGGATGGGCGAATCGACATGGAGTACATGGGGCGCCGGCTTTCCTGCCGAGCCTCATGTCTGCCTTCCATGAACGGCGAGAAGATGGTCATGCGTATTCTCGATCCCGCCGCTATGAAGGTGGATCTCGGGAAGCTCGGAATGCCCGAAGACATTCTTGGCCGCTGGGAGCGTGCGATTTCGGCGCCTTATGGCCTGATTCTCGTTACCGGTCCGACCGGTTCCGGTAAGTCCTCAACCCTTTACGCTTCACTGAACACGCTTGATGCACGAGTACGAAACATTGTCACCGTTGAAGACCCAATCGAGTATGAGTATGAGAAAAACATCGCCCAGGTCCAGGTGACCGAGCGAATGCCTTTTCCAAGGGTCATGCGCTCTTTCCTTCGCCAAGACCCCGACGTCATGCTCGTTGGTGAAATGCGCGACCCCGAGTCGCTGAAAATCGGAATTCAAGCTGGCTTAACCGGTCACTTGGTCATGTCGACGCTCCACACGAACAACGCAGTCGAAACCATCGGTCGTATGTTCGACATGGGCGCCGAGCCGTATCTTGTCGGCGGCGTTCTCCTCGGCTCGCTGGCCCAGCGCCTCGTCAGGCTCAACTGCGCCAAATGCCGACAGCCATACAAGCCAACCGCAGAAGAAATCGAGCTCCTCAAGTTCACCCCTGCTGAGCTCGAGTCTGGCAAGTTCATGAAAGGCGCAGGCTGCCCCGAATGCAAGAACTCCGGCTACAAAGGACGAATTGGCATCTTTGAACTCATCCTAGGAACTCCTGAATTCCGAGCTGCGGTGGCCCGAAACGTCACCTTCGCTGAGCTAAACGAAGTTGCGAAGCAGCAAGGTTATCGAACAATGCTAGAGGACGGAAAAGCAAAAGCCGGCGCGGGATGGACGACGCCTTCTGAAGTCATGCGAGCTGTCATGACCGCTGCGCTTTGA
- a CDS encoding DMT family transporter, with protein sequence MPRPNPFLLITMLFWGFNFVSMKIVFPVMAPSAVVFWRYFLMGAVLVLICLASRQSLSIPKEHRTAILLTGFFSMGIYMVLFFEGVKRAPAGESAIILATNPIMVGVMSMILGREPKSRVRVLGSIVALAGVALVVLGRPGSLVTAKETSERMLGDLLLFLSAIAWAASVILAKPVSAHVKPLPLFTMSMLGGLPVVFAYGFSDAFRTNWGAFTGWHWLNLAQIAFGSGVIAMVFYYRGVAELPASVASLHQFLVPVLTTLFAAVILHERLAWVQGVGVLILLVGLSVNVGLIKLTKKNDPGDQKPEPLLGS encoded by the coding sequence ATGCCTCGACCCAACCCCTTTTTGCTGATAACGATGCTGTTTTGGGGTTTCAACTTCGTGTCGATGAAGATCGTGTTCCCCGTGATGGCACCATCGGCGGTCGTTTTTTGGCGTTATTTTTTGATGGGGGCGGTGCTAGTACTGATTTGTTTAGCTTCGCGACAATCGCTTTCAATTCCAAAAGAGCATCGCACGGCGATTCTTCTTACCGGGTTCTTCTCGATGGGAATCTATATGGTTCTATTCTTTGAAGGGGTCAAACGAGCACCGGCCGGAGAATCAGCGATTATTCTCGCCACCAACCCGATCATGGTTGGAGTCATGAGCATGATTTTGGGCCGCGAGCCAAAATCGCGAGTTCGCGTTCTCGGCTCTATTGTCGCGTTGGCCGGAGTTGCCCTAGTCGTTCTGGGTCGTCCGGGATCATTGGTGACCGCGAAGGAAACAAGCGAGCGAATGCTCGGCGATTTGTTGCTCTTTCTGAGTGCGATTGCGTGGGCGGCTTCGGTGATTCTCGCTAAGCCGGTTTCGGCCCATGTGAAGCCACTTCCGCTCTTTACCATGTCGATGCTCGGCGGGCTGCCGGTCGTGTTTGCGTATGGCTTTAGCGATGCATTTCGAACGAACTGGGGAGCCTTCACTGGTTGGCACTGGCTAAACCTAGCCCAAATTGCTTTCGGATCTGGAGTGATTGCGATGGTGTTCTACTACCGGGGAGTTGCTGAACTACCTGCGAGTGTTGCCTCGCTTCACCAGTTTCTGGTGCCCGTGCTCACGACGCTGTTCGCGGCGGTGATTCTCCACGAGCGGTTGGCATGGGTCCAGGGAGTCGGAGTTTTGATTCTCCTCGTTGGACTATCCGTGAACGTTGGCTTGATCAAACTGACAAAGAAAAACGACCCCGGGGATCAGAAACCGGAGCCGTTATTGGGGTCTTGA
- a CDS encoding endo-1,4-beta-xylanase has translation MGILALAVMLLVPRQASPNLLDNGDFLAGASGWTLTPSVSVKGGILQVNNSYAPGTPYEVMASQRVAASAPAGLAGELTFEARSTTGAKIAAMLEKASDPYTKELYREINLTSTWTPYTISSSLANPIISGSHQVTFHMGLSKGQIEIRNVALRIAGAKTSRRAYPETLVDSAIQAYQEWTGGGSKPPFSDISQNNITAGINNVDGNPWDCQIGKLTNLPCSAGDVLHLKFRARSDKPISVSGVFELSEAPNSKAMYEPFRVEGDWKTYEVGLKAAESIPEGKSQFKFFFTGMGEIEITDVKLVNLGPNYPVSKLGYYAGKSTYERDEVWKKEADARIEKLRKGNLNLQILDTKGKPLANQLVTLKQTSHDFRFGVALTGSYMLNPSPDGVKYREVVKRLFNTVTFGNDLKWNGTNQATFDNLIFPAQKWLADNGIALRGHNLVWGSYKFSPVLKPEMSKEETWRQISEHVSDYTRKMKGKVYLWDVVNEAYSETEIWDKVGWDKFVEVHRLAKKGDPNALLCYNDYNISTNTVQRETAINRVKQIQAGGAPIDVFGDQSHLEPGAPSMRRMWEVWDEVHAKTKLPIEITEFDYSVRDDAMQAGYVEDYYRAAFSHPDVQAMIIWGFWENDHWKAAQGGHMVKADWTWRPAMNAIDRLINKDWKTSLSLKTDSKGFVRMRGFAGKYAVSVGGKSFGTKIDAGGLRTQSVKLPK, from the coding sequence ATGGGAATCCTCGCGCTCGCAGTCATGTTGCTCGTCCCCAGACAAGCTTCGCCTAACCTCCTGGATAACGGTGATTTTCTGGCCGGTGCGAGTGGCTGGACGCTGACCCCTTCGGTTAGCGTCAAAGGCGGAATTCTGCAGGTGAACAACTCATACGCGCCGGGGACGCCTTACGAAGTGATGGCAAGTCAGCGCGTCGCTGCCTCGGCCCCGGCAGGTTTGGCGGGAGAACTCACGTTCGAGGCACGAAGCACCACCGGAGCAAAGATTGCTGCAATGCTCGAGAAAGCTAGCGACCCATACACCAAAGAGCTTTACCGTGAAATCAACCTCACTAGCACTTGGACGCCGTACACGATTTCGAGCTCTTTGGCAAATCCGATCATCTCCGGCTCGCACCAAGTGACATTTCACATGGGCCTCTCGAAGGGGCAGATCGAGATCCGGAACGTCGCCCTGCGGATTGCGGGGGCGAAAACGTCACGTCGCGCTTATCCCGAGACTTTAGTGGACTCGGCGATCCAGGCGTACCAAGAATGGACTGGCGGCGGTTCTAAACCTCCTTTCTCCGACATTTCTCAAAACAATATCACGGCAGGGATCAACAACGTCGATGGCAATCCGTGGGACTGTCAGATCGGAAAGCTGACGAACCTGCCCTGCTCGGCGGGAGACGTTCTGCATCTGAAGTTCCGAGCTAGGTCCGACAAGCCAATCTCGGTGAGCGGTGTCTTCGAACTCTCCGAGGCTCCAAACAGCAAAGCGATGTACGAGCCGTTTCGAGTTGAAGGGGACTGGAAAACTTATGAAGTTGGCTTGAAAGCGGCTGAGTCGATTCCCGAGGGGAAAAGCCAATTCAAGTTCTTCTTCACTGGGATGGGTGAGATCGAAATCACCGACGTAAAACTAGTGAACCTCGGCCCGAACTATCCTGTCTCGAAGCTTGGTTACTACGCCGGAAAGTCGACTTACGAGCGGGATGAAGTGTGGAAGAAAGAAGCCGACGCGAGGATCGAGAAGCTGCGCAAAGGGAATTTGAATCTGCAAATTCTTGACACGAAAGGGAAGCCATTGGCGAACCAATTGGTGACCCTGAAGCAGACCTCGCACGATTTTCGCTTCGGAGTTGCACTCACTGGTTCCTACATGCTCAACCCGAGTCCAGACGGGGTCAAGTATCGCGAGGTCGTGAAGCGACTCTTTAACACCGTCACTTTCGGAAATGATCTCAAGTGGAACGGCACCAACCAGGCAACCTTTGATAACCTCATCTTCCCGGCGCAGAAGTGGCTGGCGGATAACGGCATCGCTTTGCGGGGGCACAACCTCGTTTGGGGCTCTTACAAGTTCTCTCCGGTCCTGAAGCCCGAGATGTCCAAGGAAGAGACGTGGCGCCAGATCTCGGAGCATGTGAGCGACTACACCAGGAAGATGAAAGGGAAGGTCTACTTGTGGGACGTTGTCAACGAGGCGTACTCCGAGACCGAGATTTGGGACAAGGTCGGCTGGGACAAGTTTGTAGAGGTTCACCGCCTCGCTAAGAAGGGGGATCCCAACGCCCTGCTCTGTTACAACGATTACAACATATCGACGAACACAGTGCAACGGGAAACCGCCATTAATCGAGTGAAGCAGATTCAGGCTGGCGGGGCTCCGATTGACGTCTTTGGTGATCAATCCCACCTAGAACCAGGCGCCCCGAGTATGCGCCGAATGTGGGAAGTTTGGGACGAAGTTCATGCTAAAACCAAACTTCCCATCGAGATCACAGAGTTTGACTATAGCGTTCGCGATGACGCGATGCAGGCTGGCTACGTCGAAGACTACTACCGGGCCGCTTTTTCCCATCCCGATGTCCAGGCAATGATCATCTGGGGATTTTGGGAGAACGACCATTGGAAAGCCGCTCAGGGCGGACATATGGTGAAGGCTGATTGGACATGGCGTCCTGCGATGAATGCGATTGATCGGCTAATCAACAAGGATTGGAAGACGAGCTTGTCTCTGAAGACCGACAGCAAAGGGTTTGTCAGGATGAGGGGATTTGCTGGCAAGTACGCGGTGTCGGTTGGAGGCAAGTCGTTTGGAACAAAGATTGACGCGGGAGGGCTTCGCACTCAGTCGGTCAAGCTGCCAAAGTAA
- a CDS encoding acyl-CoA thioesterase, with translation MQGKRAADTVVTIAEVIRPNEANFLGKLFGGELLAKIDLCAYAASAKHSGTTCVTASFDQVDFHEPIEVGELVTLTGQVTFVGKTSMEVMVEVWTENLKHGVRRHANTARVTMVALLNGKPIEVPRLICETREEKILFLEGKLRRDTRKKLSAERAAEYARIEALSDEELGIALSE, from the coding sequence ATGCAAGGAAAGCGAGCGGCGGATACGGTTGTTACGATTGCCGAGGTGATTCGGCCTAATGAGGCGAACTTCCTCGGCAAGCTCTTTGGAGGCGAGTTGCTTGCTAAAATTGATCTTTGCGCTTACGCCGCATCCGCGAAGCACTCCGGAACTACCTGCGTTACGGCGAGTTTCGATCAGGTCGACTTCCATGAGCCTATTGAGGTGGGGGAACTGGTTACCCTGACCGGGCAGGTCACCTTTGTTGGGAAGACCTCGATGGAAGTGATGGTCGAGGTCTGGACCGAGAACCTGAAACACGGCGTCCGACGCCATGCAAACACGGCTCGCGTGACCATGGTCGCCCTCCTGAACGGCAAACCCATCGAGGTTCCGAGGTTGATCTGTGAAACCAGGGAAGAAAAGATTCTCTTCTTGGAAGGCAAGCTTCGACGAGACACGCGAAAGAAACTCTCGGCAGAGCGAGCAGCAGAATACGCGCGCATCGAAGCGCTGTCTGACGAAGAATTAGGTATCGCTCTGTCCGAGTGA
- the sdhB gene encoding succinate dehydrogenase iron-sulfur subunit, whose product MSATAVASATKIRLKVLRQDGAGKEQRWDTFEVPYVDKINVISALMLVQRKPTTVEGKNVAAPAYEAACLEEVCGSCTMNINGGIRQACTALIEEVGTLVGDTYEVTLEPMKKFPLVRDLIVDRSKMFENLKKVRAWVPIDGSFDLGMAQPQDDHVRQLRYALSRCMTCGCCMEACPQINEKSAFVGPAALGQALLFSTHPVGKTLDGERYEFLTSDDGLSGCGNAQNCVKVCPKQVPLTRAIAQLNRDTTVYKVKKWLGM is encoded by the coding sequence ATGAGTGCAACCGCTGTAGCATCGGCAACCAAGATTCGCCTGAAGGTTCTTCGCCAGGATGGCGCAGGCAAGGAACAACGATGGGACACCTTCGAGGTCCCTTACGTCGACAAGATCAACGTGATCTCAGCCCTAATGCTCGTCCAGCGCAAGCCGACCACGGTTGAAGGTAAGAACGTTGCCGCTCCAGCGTACGAAGCAGCCTGCCTTGAAGAAGTTTGTGGCAGTTGCACAATGAACATCAACGGCGGCATTCGGCAAGCCTGCACGGCGTTGATCGAAGAAGTCGGAACCTTGGTCGGCGACACCTATGAGGTCACGCTTGAGCCGATGAAGAAGTTCCCATTGGTTCGGGACCTGATCGTTGACCGCTCCAAGATGTTTGAGAACCTGAAAAAAGTTCGGGCCTGGGTACCCATCGACGGCTCCTTCGACCTGGGAATGGCACAACCGCAAGACGACCACGTTCGCCAGCTCCGCTATGCACTGTCGCGCTGCATGACCTGCGGATGCTGCATGGAAGCTTGCCCCCAAATCAACGAGAAGTCCGCTTTTGTTGGACCGGCGGCCCTTGGCCAGGCACTGCTCTTCAGCACCCACCCAGTAGGCAAGACGTTGGACGGCGAGCGATACGAATTCTTGACCTCGGACGACGGCTTGAGCGGCTGCGGAAACGCTCAAAACTGCGTCAAGGTCTGCCCCAAGCAAGTTCCATTGACCCGAGCGATTGCCCAACTTAACCGAGATACCACTGTCTACAAAGTCAAGAAATGGCTCGGAATGTAA
- the rpoZ gene encoding DNA-directed RNA polymerase subunit omega, whose protein sequence is MLPSPDILNEYPLGKFVLSNLAAKRAKQLREGALPLVQIESRHPLTIALAEIAAGKIEPRSFAAVAEPVGEHVESIVLAEDFVAGEFGMLLPALDENEAVLIETVGLEDADPASLADDEEISLADLAVEGEEEEEAAPAAEDDTLSLSDIAEEEASMEDDAETE, encoded by the coding sequence ATGCTCCCATCACCAGACATCCTTAACGAATATCCTTTGGGCAAATTTGTGCTCTCCAACTTGGCTGCAAAGCGAGCTAAGCAGCTCCGAGAAGGCGCACTTCCTCTCGTGCAGATCGAGTCGCGACACCCACTTACGATCGCTCTGGCGGAGATTGCCGCTGGCAAAATTGAGCCGAGAAGCTTTGCCGCCGTTGCCGAGCCCGTGGGCGAGCACGTCGAAAGCATTGTTCTCGCCGAAGATTTCGTTGCTGGCGAATTTGGAATGCTCCTCCCTGCACTTGATGAGAACGAAGCCGTTTTGATTGAAACAGTTGGTCTAGAAGATGCCGACCCGGCATCACTTGCTGATGACGAAGAGATCAGCCTTGCCGACCTTGCAGTTGAAGGCGAAGAGGAAGAAGAAGCTGCTCCGGCTGCTGAGGATGATACGCTTTCGCTGAGCGATATCGCCGAAGAGGAAGCGTCGATGGAAGACGACGCCGAAACGGAGTAA